The Ochotona princeps isolate mOchPri1 chromosome 17, mOchPri1.hap1, whole genome shotgun sequence genome segment CCCCATGAAGATGCAGCAGTCACACACGTTCATCCTACAAAGCAGACAGAAGCAATCAATGCACTGGATCAGTCCGTGGGGATATAGTTTTCCTTGTGTGTGACAAGTTGTTACATGTTGTTGTTGCTTGGCCACAttgtctctttcttctcttatTCTGTCAAAAGGGCAggctttctataattttttttttttttttgcaataaacaTTTTGTCCCACTGGTCTGGGCAAATTGTGTAGGGCCTGATTTAGTAACCTGAAGTTATTCCTCTTTTATGAGGCATAGAACTCTTCTTCAGCAAATAAACACCACTAATGAAATGTTTGTACGGAACCCGACACCAACAGGGAGATAGAAAACATCTGGCATGATCTGTAAATATCCACGGGGACGTATATAAAagacctgggagggaaggagTCTTTTGCAGTCCAAGCAAAGGAGCTCTACAGTCAGTCTCTGCTTCTACAAGTATGACCTCTGACTCTTCTCCCACACACTGTTCTGCTGAGTCCAGTGCTTCCGGCTGTGCACCTGCTTCAGCCTGTTCCCTGGAAACAGCTTGTCTCTCCAACGACTGTCCTACATTCAGATGTCAGACTCCCAGCTTCCTATCCAGTGCTTGCTTATCAACCAACTGCCTCACACCATGCTACTTTGTTGGAAGCTGTGACAGTCCATGCTTGATGGGGAACTGTGTGTGGTGTGAGGATGGGGTGTTCAACAGCAACGAGAAGGAGACGATGCAGTTCCTGAACGACAGACTCGCCAGCTACCTGGAGAAGGTCCGCAGCCTGGAGGAGACCAACGCCGAGCTGGAGCGCAAGATCCAAGAACAATGTGCAGGGGACACCCCTTTGGTGTGTCCTGACTGTCAGTGCTACTTCAACACCATTGAAGACCTCCAGCAAAAGGTTTAGTCTTCTCTCACCTTAATGCTCCACCTTCCCAATCTATACCTTGTTTTATCTTTAGCTCAGAAGAAGCCTTCTCATCGAAAGAAGCCAAAGGGAGGCAAAACTTCAAGAGCTAATGCGATAGGAAAGAGAGAGGGCTCTGGAGTGAGTCAGGAATCAGTACCAGCCCCGGTTCTGCCTCTAATCACACTAATCACGGAACAGTTAAAATGAAATCAGTGAGCTGTGTTCTCCAGCTGTATCATCTATAGCGGCAGAGGACAGGGTGGGGaggtaaatatttataaaatctacATCCTTTTTATACACCAGGATTGAAGCATCCTTCTTATATCATACAGTTTCACTTAATCATTTTTCGCTTACTGATCAATTCTGATTATCATGGATGAGGATATAGTCCTAATACAATCTACAGATGGTGAAAAATTTAATAGCATTTACCTGCCAATGAATATTGTGAAACGTTCTAGACCATTCTTCTACCGAAGCTGGCATTGCGTTTTCTCTGTGGAATGACAAAGTTAACAAGACAAGGCTGAAAGGAATTTCATACTGTCTTGCAGAACCTCTCACAGATAACTAATGGCACAGCTGTTAAAGGTATAGATGTTAAGGTTTCTTTCAATAAGACACTTATCGCATAACAATTTGCTTCTTAGATCTTGTGCACGAAGGCAGGGAACTCCAGACTTGCTGTACAGATAGACAACTGCAAATTGGCTGCTGAAGACTTCAGGTCAAAGTAAGTTTAATTGCAATTTGACTATAATTTGTGATTCTCTTTCCGTGTCtcttatacagagagagagagagagaaaatattctctatgtaatgtttttaaaaatccataatgCTCTAATTCCtgaaatttataattattttgtgtGCAAAAGAAATTATACCCTGTAAATGCTGACGATTGAAGGAATACCTTGCCTATAGCATACCATCACCTCTGGACTGAAAAACTGGgaagaaatttaattttcttctttgacaTAAATTAGAAAGCTTAGTGTGCTGGGTTTCCTTGCTAGCCTAGGCCAGGGAAGTGGGCTGATAGCAttaattcagatttcagaagttaGCTAAAGCTGGGTTTGTGTAGATTCACAATATGCATGCAGTATTACCTGCAGCACAGAGCTCATGTGTGTACAGGCTTTGCCTGACCCTCATCTCATTACTTATGGAACTCCCTAAACTGCCATGGAAACATACCAGCAATGCTTTATTGCATGGATCTTTACAAACTTTTTCAGGGCACTACTTGTCACTTTTCTGAGGTAGCCCGAAGGTATGTGTCGCAAGGCTTTTGCTGCCTCCTTGTGCAGCATTTGATGGGAATTATTTTATCAATTTGCCATAATAAAAATAAGCCAGGATGCaaacaatgtttttttaaataaccttAAGGCATGGAGCTGGTTTGGGGCCAAAACTGTAGTAGTTAAATTTAAGCTATGTTCTATTAACAGCTATGAGTGTATTTCTCTAAACATATgttgaaaaaaagcaaaagaaaggaagaaagagagaaacaaagaaagaagacaggaagagaggagaacaggggtgggggagaggcaggaaaggaagaaaaatggaaagaagggagaaaggaaagccaGCAAGAAAAAAGGCAATTAGAGTAGGGGGCTTCCTTGAGGCCATTTGTCAGTCCCCAGTGCACCCAGCACTGGCAAGGTGCAGAGCAAAGCAAGCACTGcgcacctctctctctgtgtaaggtATGACAGTGAACTGTCCCTGCGCCAGCTGGTGGAGAACGATATTAGTGGCCTGCGCGGCATCCTGGGTGAGCTGACCCTGTGCAAATCCGACCTGGAAGCCCACGTAGAGTCCCTGAAGGATGATCTCCTTTGCCTGAAGAAAAGCCACGAAGAGGTGAGAAAGAGACAGCATCCCTGAAGGACTCAGCGTGGGAAAGTTACACTGGGAGGGTTCAAGTGGACGTGTGCACGCTGAACCCAGGAGGACGTTGCTGAAGCTGATCTAAAACTCCCCAGGCACAACCCACGGTTCAGCCTGACCGCCACAGTGCACCTCTGAAGGCGGCTGTGACGCACAACACTTGGGAAACAGCTTCCGATCAGGGCCAGCTGGGGGCACCGCACCCTTCACCTGCCAGtgccttgggggagggggtgtgcaACTCCACACTCAGCATTCCTTGGAGGGTTTTATGCCACCTCTGACTCCAACACGCAGATAAGAAAATTGGGTTGATAAAGCCAAGAGGTTCATACTAAATAGGACATAATGGCTCCTCTGGTATCTGGACCAGTTTTAaatctttcatttctaatttttttaaaaccatcaAAAATGAAAGCCATTGTAGCACTTTGGCAAACTGAAAAACAACCCATTGAATGATGTAATTATGTGTATTTTCTTGTTGAGCCTTTGTGAAGATGATGATAAAAACTCACATTTATTGAGAATTTCCTGTGAAAGACTTTTGCAAGTTATATGTACAAGTTAACATGTGCATATGTAAGGGGAACGTGTTAACTCCTGGGTAGCTCACAATACCctcctcaggggaaaaaaaaaacataactagAAGGAACAGAGGCACTTACAAGTGGCAAAAAGAGAATCAGCTCAGGGGATCTGAATTAAAATCTCTCACACTTTattctgtgtattttaaaaatcatgatggGATACCATGGCTTagcacatggattttttttccctaccaCTCTGTGATAATCTTGACTCCAATTCCATTTTCAGGAGGTCAGCTTGCTCCGTGGTCAGCTTGGGGACAGACTCAGTGTAGAACTGGACACTGCCCCCACCATCGACCTCAACCAGGTCCTGGATGAGATGCGTTGTCAGTACGAAACGGTGCTGGCCAACAACCGCAGGGACGTTGAGGAGTGGTTCGCGGCTCAGGTCGGCCCTGGGAGTGACACGGTGGTGGGCCTCCAGGCCTAGCCCTCCTCTGGGTTCTCTAACCATGCTTGTGTTTCAGACAGAGGAGCTCAATCAGCAGCAACAGTCCAGTGCACAGCAGCTGCAGGGCTGCCAGGCGGAGATGCTAGAGCTGAAACGCACAGCCAACACGCTGGAGATCGAGCTCCAGGCACAGCAAAGCCTGGTGCGTATGGCAAAGACAGTGCTGCCTTGGTCAGCATCAGCTTGCTCGCGGATGGATCACACTCTGAGCTGCTCCTGTTTTCTGTAATCCAAGGGAGAGACTCCCAGCTCATGTGACAGACCTGAATTTCTAAAGGGCAAGGATCCCCTCACCTTTCCTCTCCTGAGCGCCATGCTTCCCCAGCCAGGAGCAGAAGTGACAGGTCAACTGCTTTCACTGTCCCACCAGGATGTCCTAAACGTCGCTGCCCCCTCTTCCATGGGCCGGAGCATGATCCTTCAGCACCCTCCAGAAACAAGCAGAACGAGCAAGGCCAGAGCAGAATAGGCCCAAGGCACTTAGGCATTCCACtgcattttaaatgttcttttgatCTAAGCAATATGCCAGGTTCACCATCACACCTAACCCTTCCCCCAAAAAATTGGTTTTTAAGCTTTTCATCCTACAACTATCATATCATTTCTTAGGACCCTTCACTGCACACATCCACCCTATGCAATTAGACTCCCATGTAGTCAAGGTTACCTCAGCCAGCTCCAGTCAAGCAGGGCAGTGGGAACGGGAGAGGTCCTGTGGAGAATCTCTAGACGAGTAATAGCTGAGCTTTCATCTTGTGCAAGGCATCGTGCTCCTTCAAGCCTCATCATAATCTTTTGGAATAGAAACCGTTGTTAAATCCATGACCCTGATAAGGAAAACTGGTATTCATGTTAACAAGCCAGCAGAGGGTCATGCGAAAGTGGAAGCTGAATCCAACTGCTCAACCCCAGGGCCCCTTCTGTCAACCACATTATACCACCTGTTCTGCCAAGAGCCCAAACTCAAGTTCCTCTCAGATGCTATGGATCCTCCTGAAGCTACACAAATACCTCCACCAGCTGCTATAGTCACAGTTGCAGCAGCCAATACTTCCATAGTCCTAAACATTTCCAGCAATTTCTCTGAGTACTTGACACATATCAGTTCATTTCACCCTTACAACCTTCCTACGAGATAGGAACTTTGCCTTCtccattttataaaaaataaaactgaagtttAGAGAAGCTAAAGAATGCTCCCAAGGTCGGAGTGAGGATTTAAACATGAGTAATCTGGCCCTAGAGCCTGTGCTGGTATGGTCCTTGAACCACGTCTTCCTTCTGCAGATAGAATCCCTGGAATGTACCGTagtggaaactgaggcccagtaCAGCACCCAGCTGGCCCAGATGCAGTGCCTGATTGATAACGTGGAGAACCAGCTGGCTGAGATCCGCTGCGACCTGGAGCGGCAGAACCAGGAGTACCAGGTGCTGCTGGACACCAAGGCCCGGCTGGAGTCGGAGATCAACACGTACCGGGGCCTGCTGGAGAGCGAGGACTGCAGGTGAGTTCCTCAGTGGCTTTGAAACTCCCCAAGTCAAAGTGGCTGATGTGAAGAATCCCCTGTGCACAGCACACTGTGAGGCCAACATCCAACCTCCTCAGAGAGTTAAGGGATGTGTTTGAAAAATGGATGAAAAAGTGGCAGAGGACAAACACTTGCCCATAGAAAAATTCTAGCATATTCTGAAGACGCAGAACAGAAGAAGGATCAAACTGGGGCTTCCTTGTATACCTCTTGCACTGATGGGCATTCAAGAGCATGCCTAAGGTGGCATAATGCAAAAGTTTGAAAACCCCCCACTTATCATTCAACACCACTGCTACAACATGCATGATACAACACTTGCAGTCCAGAGTTGAAACAGGCTTACATGCAAAGCTGTTCCACAAGGGGTTTTCTACAGATTGTAATGTGTAGGGTGCCCTTGAATACGTGATTCCATGGTTCCGCTTTGGTTCAACATTAATTTCCTCCCCTCTGCCCCAGGCTCTCCTGTAATCCCTGTTCTACAAAGCGTACAACAAACAACACTTGTGAGCCATGCTCAACCTACGTTCTCTGCACAGTTGAAAACTGCCATGCGTGAATGTTACACACTCAGCACGGTGCATGCGGATGGTGAAGCCAGGGGATGGGGCTTCAGTGGTGGGCAGATTGAAACCAGAAACACAAGTCTAGAGGCCTTTGTAGCCTAAATTTACTAAGTACCCATGAATAGTTCTGCTTCATAATTTTCTCTCCTCCCAAGTCATTTTAGTATTCTAGGAGCTCCTAAAGCTTTCTTGCTAAGctccaaataaaatatataatattgctTCAGCATGGGAAATACAACTTTATGGCTTCCTGCTTTTAATACAAAAGCCAAAGGAATTGTCTAAACCCACAATCACAGTTTGAGTCTGCAGAAACTCTGGTTGAAGACATTTTTAATAGCTCAAATACAAATAGATTAAATTTATGCAAAATGTCCCCTACCATGGGAGACAGTTGTTTGTATCTTCTGAAGAGAAAACTTAGTAATACAATAAACTGGAGCAGGAACTATTATGATTCCActtgtctgggttcaagttcaaGCTCTGctactgactccagcttcctcctaacaatgggcaccctgggaggccccAGGGatgattcaagtagttgggtcactGTTACTcctatgggagatctggactgagttcccagatcCCAGTATTTGAGTTAGGAGCCAACAGATACCTGTCTGAATAgctcaatattttgaaaatataccttttttaaaaaaaaattatcaactatataatgtgttttatttttattataaaagtgcTAAACACATTAAAGGAATGGATGTAATACCATCTCTCTGTCACCATCCCTCCAACCCGCATCACACAGTCACCGTTAATATTTGGGAAGAACTTCTCTCCAGCTTGTCTTCTTACAAAAGATTTCACCACTTAGGGGTAATCACACTTGCAGAGATAAACAGTTGTGTGATTTTTTATGATGTCATTTAAGCATTTTCAGTcctaataaaaacataaaattatccTGTGACCATCATTTTAGTAGTGGGATAAAATATCCTAAGGCACAGGAATTTGGAACTTAAGATTTAGGTAATAAGAACAATTAGGAACATACACCTAAAAGCGAAGTAACAAACTTGCGCTTCCAAAAACAGTAAGTGGATTTACATTTCCTTACTATCCCTGCTCTGTATAGCTAAAATTACTGGAAAGTACATGTAAACAAATATAAGTAAGATTCTGAAAAGTGAAGGAATAAACAGCCAACTATACAGATCTGGGGACTCAAATTGCAACATAAAGGTGACAGAGCGTGTTGAATCATCTGGCAAGAATTTTGAAGCAACCTATTAAAAATGATCCAAAATGCATAGTTCCAATGATCTGTTGCAACAAATGAACAGGAGGGAAAATCTAACAAAGAATAATCGAATGAAAATCTcagaactaaacaaacaaaaatgaaacaccaACTACAATTGATCAACAGCAGAATAGAGGAAACCAGTGACCTTGCCAATGAGATAAAAGCTACCCCCAAAACTGACAGCAGGGAGAACAAAagctgaaggaaaaacaaaaaggtcAATAGGGCCTCAGGGAACTCTAGAACTAtgtcacaacagccagcacttgggcagcaccatggcatagtgagctaagcctaagcctgcagtgctgccatcctaCATGGACACCaactcgagtcctggctgctctacttccaattgaATTCCTTATTGATGGCCTTAAAAGAGCTGCAAAGAATGacctgagtccttgggtccctacagccACATAAGaggcccagaagagactccaggctcctggcttcagatcatgatggccatttgaggaatgaatcggaagacagaagatatctctgtccctcattctctctacacaatatctgccttttaagtaaataatattttaaagaaaagagccAACATCCATGCCATCAGAGTCCcacaggagaggagaaagagtggGACTCAAAATGCATTTGAAGAAATACAGGCTGAAAATGTTTCCCAGCTTGACAAAAGACAGAAGCCTACAGATTCAGAAAGCTAAGCAGACCCTTTTAAAAAACGATAAATACTAGAAATTTATCCCAAGTCACATCAAAGTCAAACTTCctaaaacaaaaaggggggaaACCATGAAACCAGTGAGAAGAAATGACACTTAACCAATAAGAGAAAAAGAGTTTGAATGATGGCAGACATGTCACCTAAGCAATAACCAAATGTCCTTGAGATCTCAAGGTTATCATGCTAAGTGACAAAGAGCATCTTCTAGAGTCAAGTACTATTTGGATGACATTACTGAAATGCCAAAACTAAAGAAATGGAGGATAACTAAGTGTAGCAGGAGGGAGAGCTCTATGATGCCTGAACCTGCATCTTTGTTGCCAGGACTTGGTGGCTACAAGAATCCCTactcataaaggaaaaaaaaagaaaaagtataacaACCAAGTCTGCACAGTGTTCCAGTCTCCATTTCCTTGTTTGACCAAAGTACCATAGGTAAGATGTAACTATTGGAAGAAACTAAGGGACAAAGGACTTCATTGTTCCTTCTTGGCAAAATTCCTGTCGATCTATAATTATTCAAAAATTTAGGTTTCGGAAAATACAAAGCTAGAGGAGAGGTTCCATCTCCACttccctacctctctctcttgAACACACTCACAAACAAAGTGCATATCATGAAAACCATTCATCAAAGGGCCAAATTTCAGATATAAAATGTTATGCTGCATGTTTTTACATAGTATTTTTACACAGTACATTTTGAATTTAACAACTTTAAGAGTCAGaatgttcaaaataaaaatttcctagATGGATAAATCCATAAAAATTGCTCAAACACCATTCATCACTCTGACAAAGAAATTGAGAATAACTGTTAACAGGATGCAGTGGTATCATAAACCCAGCCATTAGGAAGGTTTCATTATGTAAACCTCATGGATTGCTTACCCACCTGAACTGCACCTTTGCCGTATTTTCTTTTCTACCTTTATTAAGACTATGGGGAAAAAGTATGTTTTAGTTTAATAGCTTTCTCAGCATCTGTTAATAATTCCCAATGAACTATGTCCAAACTTCCTATCAGAAAGATGCACATGACTACCTCCTTTGAGAAATGGCATTTTTCATCAGTTAATTAAACTATTGGTATTTGAGGAAGTAAGAATATCCTTGACCTTACATAAAATAAAAGTGGAACCAGAgcggaaaaaaattaataataaaagatggccatttagggagtctgCTGAGGGTATGTAGTTGGAGTTAATGACAAAGGTGTGAAGAGGACGACTCCTCTGCTGGCAAGGCTgcaaggagcttccagctgtatggcaaggcTTGGTGGATGCCTTTCCAACCATATCAatgcagtttcaccccctttttgcatggataCTCAGCTACCCCTTTAAAAAATCCTGAAATctgttgaggcattgttgtttgccgtTGTGAGATGGTCTCTGTAACTGATGTGAGCTTAGGAATTAATGTCATTCATAAcatcttggtgagtgggcctttaataGTTTATGTTGTTTTGGCCATTCCCACGACCCTTTGGCTAGAGGAACTCAGGGATATTTGTACAAACATTATAAAACATGCCTCCAAACTGATTAAGGGATTGTAAAACCTGTACTTGCAGTGGGGATTTACGATTGAAGTTTTTTGTTtctgatctttatgttttttcctttATGATATATTTTCTCCTTTGAATGATGAGATaaattgtagaaacagaaatgcagTAGGAATATATTACTGATTAATATGTGCTGCCAGCCAAAGAATTCCTAGGCTGCAAGATCAGAATGAATAATGGCCTGCTTTAAAGTGAAATGATTTGCAGAATCATGTTtgaaaacacccacttgaccctGAAGTaaaaaagtttgtgcaaaaacttgtgaaaatttctgtataaataaaggggacagctttcttgagTTGTCCGTTACGATTGCTGAGCCATAGTggtctgtatctcctttctctccaactccacacacccttgtcaagctccaaactcagctggagcaggTCGCCAGCAGGAGCCCTCAGGTTACCTTCAGCCCTCCACatctgtttttgaagggcatTTTACTGAACATTGTTAAAAATAGAGGTTCATTCCAGATCTGAgcttttcttgtatttatttttctcatatattttttCTGGGTTTCCAAATGGTTGGATCAGGGACAGGGGTTTCAAGCTTTCTTGATGTTAATTCACTTGGGCAGGCCAAATGACCTTTCCTTTCCAGCACAGATATAAAAGTTCTAAAGTTCAAAGGGCATTATATATGTACTTACTTTAACAGTAGTGTACTAATTTAACTATAATTGAATATTCattcatatgtatatttgtaaGTCTGGTGCTTCAAAAATTATCTACCAAAATTATTGTTGTTATGATTTAAAAATCACTGTGTATTCTGTAGTTGGTCAAGCATCCCATAACAAATTAGTTCATGTCGATGATAAATCAAGATTAAATTACACACAAAGAATAAGAATTTCAACCATTCAAAGTCTTACATTTCAAACAAGTTTTAAGTAACTTTCCTCCAAACTGCAGACATTCCAACTTGcttttctctcctttcatttttatttgaatgcaaTATTCAGAATAATTGTGAAAAGGAGCCAATATTTCCCAATTTAACCTGAGTTAGAGTATGCAACAACCCAGTATTTGGGATTTCATTTTCCCACCCTTTTCAAGATCCAATCATCAATATTTTTGAGTATTTACAGTATAGAAGGCACAATCAAGCATACATAAAACACCATCCCCTCTTCTGAGGAGTTCACATTCAAGTAAAAAACACACATCTTAAAGTCgcatttttgtttgttgctttctGCAAAGTACTAAGGAAATATTCTGGAGGGTGAGCTTTGGGTGTAGCTTGGTGTCATCACTATTTAGAGAAtacaagaagagaaggaggaagaactaAGCAGGATGAGCAGAGTTCA includes the following:
- the KRT40 gene encoding keratin, type I cytoskeletal 40, which gives rise to MTSDSSPTHCSAESSASGCAPASACSLETACLSNDCPTFRCQTPSFLSSACLSTNCLTPCYFVGSCDSPCLMGNCVWCEDGVFNSNEKETMQFLNDRLASYLEKVRSLEETNAELERKIQEQCAGDTPLVCPDCQCYFNTIEDLQQKILCTKAGNSRLAVQIDNCKLAAEDFRSKYDSELSLRQLVENDISGLRGILGELTLCKSDLEAHVESLKDDLLCLKKSHEEEVSLLRGQLGDRLSVELDTAPTIDLNQVLDEMRCQYETVLANNRRDVEEWFAAQTEELNQQQQSSAQQLQGCQAEMLELKRTANTLEIELQAQQSLIESLECTVVETEAQYSTQLAQMQCLIDNVENQLAEIRCDLERQNQEYQVLLDTKARLESEINTYRGLLESEDCR